One Brassica oleracea var. oleracea cultivar TO1000 chromosome C7, BOL, whole genome shotgun sequence genomic window carries:
- the LOC106302320 gene encoding ATP-dependent DNA helicase pif1-like, whose translation MDYNVAEETLRHDRGTGKTFLYQTIISRLCSKKQIVLPVASSGIAALLLPNGRTAHSRFNIPLKLDEDKLCNIKPGTMLAELIEKTDLIIWDEAPMTHKHAFEALDKTLKDIMSMKNPHAKDQTFGGKTVLLGGDFRQILPVVPQGSRADTVLASICHSYLWNFCHKFPLKTNMRVNQDEKEFSDWLLKVGEGRPESEKVDADDGYHDQMLNIDPTLLKETKEESLKQVVDAAYGDTNQIEASQSSYTDKAILTPRNDTVDEINAYTISKTTGESKDYYSYDSFEVSETQSNQNETLYAVEYLNSMEFPGLPSHKLTLKVGAPIMLLRNIKPNKRIM comes from the exons ATGGATTACAATGTTGCCGAAGAAACCCTCAGACATGACA GGGGCACAGGAAAAACATTCCTCTATCAAACCATCATATCCAGACTTTGCTCGAAAAAACAAATCGTTCTCCCGGTAGCTTCTTCAGGAATAGCCGCATTGCTACTACCAAACGGAAGAACAGCTCATTCACGCTTTAATATTCCTTTGAAGCTCGACGAAGATAAGCTCTGCAACATCAAACCAGGTACGATGCTCGCTGAACTCATTGAGAAAACGGACCTCATAATCTGGGATGAGGCACCTATGACGCACAAACATGCCTTCGAAGCACTTGACAAAACTTTGAAGGACATAATGTCTATGAAAAACCCACACGCAAAGGATCAAACTTTCGGCGGAAAAACGGTTTTGTTAGGTGGTGATTTTAGACAAATCCTACCGGTAGTTCCACAAGGGAGTCGAGCTGATACCGTCTTAGCTTCGATATGTCATTCATATCTATGGAATTTTTGCCACAAGTTCCCTTTGAAGACAAATATGCGAGTCAACCAGGACGAAAAAGAGTTCTCTGATTGGCTTCTCAAAGTCGGTGAAGGTCGTCCAGAATCAGAAAAGGTAGACGCAGACGATGGCTACCATGACCAAATGTTAAATATCGATCCAACATTGCTCAAAGAGACTAAAGAAGAGTCACTAAAGCAAGTTGTCGATGCAGCGTATGGTGATACCAACCAAATAGAGGCCTCCCAAAGTTCCTACACCGATAAAGCTATCCTAACGCCCCGAAATGATACAGTCGATGAAATCAATGCGTATACAATCTCCAAAACCACCGGAGAGTCAAAAGACTACTACAGTTACGATAGCTTTGAGGTTTCAGAAACTCAATCTAACCAAAATGAAACACTATACGCTGTTGAGTATCTCAACTCGATGGAGTTTCCAGGATTGCCTTCCCATAAACTCACTCTCAAAGTTGGGGCCCCGATTATGCTTCTGCGAAACATAAAACCAAACAAAAGGATTATGTAA
- the LOC106303750 gene encoding replication protein A 70 kDa DNA-binding subunit B-like, with protein sequence MATKPNGKSPVSSASDEKVMFFQDVSLGSHETQLRFRLIHFWEAWNPIKKTLIGLEMLLIDEQGTVIQGFISPSRIEKYLGKMERGKVYKLDNFYGSSNKSVYRVSDHAVTVSFSWNSELSDLQNITTPFDEDRFRFHTYEVFEANCDLKGDLYDVVGHMKLVNGHTLTESPVLDEVQIAAARHLLVHVQLHGGPVIKLYLWDQVATEFCRKFKSCETTPTVLLVTTVNTKRLGGTLALTSMSSSRGFMDYDFQPTIDYFGWLSSNPAIAEQVDAEGVTKRETMTIGELFSYIKQESSKEAFFECTATIDDVVRDYAWYYISCSGCHSKVTKGPTSLICTNNKCGKVNVDGVAQYMARLSVYDNSEQAVFVLLGDAGHALTGKHASELVSNYFEANANEGVDQEVPVPEALINTIGQSHKFCVKVTKHNLSGKTRALTVTKILPLDTPTETVTSAGTNISATSNETSQTGNDVCESSKSRVGAADAGSKRSCDNAKVEKAKCPKSGK encoded by the exons ATGGCGACGAAACCGAATGGGAAGTCTCCCGTCTCATCCGCCTCTGATGAAAAAGTCATGTTCTTCCAAGATGTCTCGCTGGGTTCACACGAAACTCAGCTGCGGTTTCGTCTGATCCACTTCTGGGAAGCTTGGAATCCGATTAAGAAGACGCTTATCGGCCTTGAGATGCTCCTCATCGACGAACAG GGAACGGTGATTCAAGGATTCATTTCGCCATCGCGTATTGAAAAGTATTTGGGTAAAATGGAGCGAGGAAAAGTTTACAAGCTCGACAACTTCTATGGATCGAGTAACAAGTCGGTTTATCGGGTTTCTGATCATGCCGTTACCGTGTCGTTTTCGTGGAACTCTGAACTGTCGGATCTTCAGAACATCACCACCCCTTTTGATGAAGACAGATTCCGGTTTCATACGTACGAGGTTTTTGAAGCAAACTGTGACCTCAAAGGAGACCTCTACG ATGTTGTTGGCCACATGAAGTTGGTAAATGGTCATACTCTCACTGAGAGTCCCGTCCTTGACGAAGTGCAAATAGCAGCTGCGAGGCATCTTCTGGTTCATGTGCAATTACATGG TGGACCTGTGATTAAGCTTTACCTTTGGGACCAGGTCGCAACGGAGTTCTGCAGAAAATTCAAGTCTTGTGAAACCACTCCCACCGTGTTGCTGGTCACGACCGTTAACACAAAGCGTCTAGGAG GAACTCTAGCCCTCACCTCAATGTCCTCCTCACGGGGTTTTATGGACTATGATTTCCAGCCTACTATAGATTACTTCGGCTG GTTGAGCTCAAATCCAGCTATTGCTGAGCAGGTTGATGCAGAGGGGGTAACTAAACGTGAGACAATGACTATAGGGGAGTTATTCTCCTACATTAAGCAGGAGTCTTCAAAG GAAGCATTTTTTGAGTGCACGGCTACGATCGATGACGTCGTGCGTGACTATGCTTGGTACTATATTTCGTGCAGTGGGTGCCATAGTAAGGTTACCAAAGGCCCAACCTCATTGATTTGTACAAACAACAAGTGTGGGAAGGTTAACGTAGATGGTGTTGCGCA GTACATGGCAAGGCTATCTGTTTATGACAACAGTGAACAGGCCGTTTTTGTACTACTTGGTGATGCTGGGCATGCGCTTACTGGAAAGCATGCGTCGGAATTAGTTAGCAACTACTTTGAG GCTAATGCTAACGAAGGTGTTGACCAAGAGGTGCCTGTCCCGGAAGCTCTAATCAACACCATCGGACAAAGTCACAAGTTTTGTGTGAAGGTGACAAAGCACAACCTATCAGGCAAGACCCGAGCTTTGACTGTGACCAAGATCCTCCCTCTAGACACTCCAACCGAAACAGTAACCTCAGCAGGAACCAACATTAGTGCAACGTCGAATGAAACATCTCAGACTGGAAATGATGTGTGTGAATCTTCCAAAAGCCGTGTAGGTGCTGCAGATGCGGGGAGTAAGAGGTCGTGTGACAATGCTAAGGTGGAGAAAGCTAAATGCCCAAAGTCTGGGAAGTAG